The Syngnathoides biaculeatus isolate LvHL_M chromosome 6, ASM1980259v1, whole genome shotgun sequence genome has a window encoding:
- the ascl1b gene encoding achaete-scute homolog 1b has product MATITSRQTAFAFALTTERRAGLNAHAPAQDCSLPSAHEQNRSKVLKRQRSNSPELLRCKRRLSFNGLGYSIPQQQPVAVARRNERERNRVKQVNMGFQTLRQHVPNGAANKKMSKVETLRSAVEYIRALQQLLDEHDAVSAAFQCGLPSPTLSNTYSADPESPHSTYSSDEPLSSEEQELLDFTTWFDRY; this is encoded by the coding sequence ATGGCAACCATCACCAGCAGGCAGACAGCGTTCGCCTTCGCTCTGACGACGGAGAGACGCGCCGGATTGAACGCGCACGCCCCGGCGCAGGATTGCTCGCTCCCGAGCGCGCACGAGCAGAACCGGAGCAAGGTGCTGAAGAGACAGCGCTCCAACTCGCCCGAGCTTCTGCGCTGCAAGCGGCGTCTGAGCTTCAACGGCCTGGGCTACTCCATCCCGCAGCAGCAGCCGGTGGCCGTGGCCCGGCGCAACGAGCGGGAGCGCAACCGGGTCAAGCAGGTCAACATGGGCTTCCAGACGCTTCGCCAGCACGTCCCCAACGGGGCCGCTAACAAGAAGATGAGCAAGGTGGAGACTTTGCGCTCCGCGGTGGAGTACATCCGCGCTTTGCAGCAGCTTTTAGACGAGCACGACGCGGTGTCGGCCGCCTTCCAATGCGGCCTGCCCTCGCCCACGCTGTCCAACACCTACTCGGCCGACCCGGAGTCGCCTCACTCTACGTACTCATCCGACGAGCCTCTGAGTTCCGAGGAGCAGGAGTTGTTGGACTTCACCACCTGGTTCGACCGCTACTGA